Sequence from the Chloroflexota bacterium genome:
TGAACGTGGCGAGGTCTTGGGTCGAGGTGCCGGGACCGAACACACCGGCAAAACCAATTTGCTGGAGCGTGGCAATATCTTCTTCGGGAATAATGCCGCCGCACACGAGCAGGGCATCGTCAATTCCTTTGCTTTTCAACTGCTCAATGATGCGCGGAAATAAATCCATGTGCGCGCCGGACAAGATCGAAAGTCCGACGACATCCACGTCTTCTTGCAGCGCCGCTTCGGCGATCATGTCCGGCGTTTGCCGAATGCCCGTATAAATCACTTCCATGCCGGCATCGCGTAACGCGCGCGCGACGACTTTAGCGCCACGGTCGTGTCCATCTAGTCCCGGTTTTGCAATCAACACG
This genomic interval carries:
- a CDS encoding cobalamin B12-binding domain-containing protein, with product MADRPIRVLIAKPGLDGHDRGAKVVARALRDAGMEVIYTGIRQTPDMIAEAALQEDVDVVGLSILSGAHMDLFPRIIEQLKSKGIDDALLVCGGIIPEEDIATLQQIGFAGVFGPGTSTQDLATFICDQVAARRGAAA